The genomic region GGGCGGGCGTTTTAACCACATTGTTGTAATTTTCCACCTCGGCGCACCCTGCCAACATCAGTAATGCCCCAACGATTGCTAATTTTTTCATCATTCATCCTGCATGCGAAGAAAAGTGGATTGTGGCATTAATGCCTTGATGTCGCCAGCCTTTCACCGTGGCAATAGAAGTTTGATCTATTCGGTATTACCGCTTAATAGTACCAGGCATCTTAAGCGGAGTGGTGTACTATCCGCATTCTTGTTTCAAACCTTCTGAGTTCAGAGGCTAAACACATGTCATGGCAACAATTCAAACAAGCCTGGTTAATTAAATTCTGGGCACCCATCCCTGCGGTCATCGCGGCGGGTATTCTCTCCACTTACTATTTTGGCATAACCGGTACCTTCTGGGCCGTTACGGGTGAATTTACCCGCTGGGGCGGTCAGATCCTGCAACTGTTTGGCGTTCACGCCGAAGAATGGGGTTATTACAAACTGATTCATCTGGAAGGCTCTCCATTAACCCGGATCGATGGGATGATGATCCTCGGAATGTTCGGCGGCTGTTTCGCTGCCGCACTGTGGGCCAACAACGTTAAACTGCGCATGCCACGCAGCCGTATTCGCATTATGCAGGCGATTATCGGCGGGATGATTGCCGGTTTTGGCGCACGGATGGCGATGGGTTGTAACCTTGCCGCCTTCTTCACCGGCATTCCGCAATTCTCACTCCACGCCTGGTTCTTTGCACTGGCCACCGCCATCGGCTCCTGGTTCGGCGCCCGCTTTACGCTGCTGCCGATATTTCGGATACCGGTTAAAATGCAGAAAGTGTCTGCGGCCTCACTGCTAACGCAAAAACCAGAGCAGGCGCGTCGCCGGTTCCGGATGGGAATGTTGGTGTTCATCGGCATGATCGGTTGGGCGCTGCTGACCGCGATGAACCAGCCAAAGCTGGGGCTGGCCATGCTGTTCGGTGTGGGATTTGGCCTGCTGATTGAGCGAGCGCAAATCTGCTTTACTTCCGCCTTTCGCGACCTGTGGATCACCGGACGTACGCATATGGCGAAAGCGATCATCTTCGGGATGGCGGTGAGTGCTATCGGGATATTCAGCTACGTGCAGCTTGGCGTGGAAGCGAAAATCATGTGGGCCGGACCAAACGCGGTGATCGGCGGGCTGCTGTTCGGTTTTGGCATTGTGCTGGCAGGCGGCTGCGAAACAGGCTGGATGTATCGTGCGGTGGAAGGTCAGGTTCACTACTGGTGGGTAGGTCTTGGCAACGTGCTAGGTTCCACGATCCTTGCCTATTACTGGGACGAT from Citrobacter sp. RHB25-C09 harbors:
- the yedE gene encoding selenium metabolism membrane protein YedE/FdhT, whose protein sequence is MSWQQFKQAWLIKFWAPIPAVIAAGILSTYYFGITGTFWAVTGEFTRWGGQILQLFGVHAEEWGYYKLIHLEGSPLTRIDGMMILGMFGGCFAAALWANNVKLRMPRSRIRIMQAIIGGMIAGFGARMAMGCNLAAFFTGIPQFSLHAWFFALATAIGSWFGARFTLLPIFRIPVKMQKVSAASLLTQKPEQARRRFRMGMLVFIGMIGWALLTAMNQPKLGLAMLFGVGFGLLIERAQICFTSAFRDLWITGRTHMAKAIIFGMAVSAIGIFSYVQLGVEAKIMWAGPNAVIGGLLFGFGIVLAGGCETGWMYRAVEGQVHYWWVGLGNVLGSTILAYYWDDLAPTLATSWDKVNLLNTFGPLGGLLVTYLLLFAALMLIVGWEKHFFRRAGLTPAKEIA